A stretch of the Caldisericaceae bacterium genome encodes the following:
- the obgE gene encoding GTPase ObgE, producing MKKPKTSFIDHAYIRVRSGKGGDGAISFRREKFIPKGGPDGGNGGKGGDVIIKASRFLTTLQNFLFKKHFFAENGENGGPRLKHGKNGRDLIIEVPVGTVIIDRTNNKVIGELNKDSDFLVVAKGGRGGRGNKAFTTSTERAPRYNELGEPYEEKDLELVLKILSDVGIVGLPNAGKSTFISKVSNAHPEIAPYPFTTIYPKIGVVKLDDFRSFVIADLPGLIKGAAKGKGMGNQFLSHIEKTKVIMILIDGSERKLIKNTYKTLLKELESYNPSLITKKRIVVINKIDTWKRKRTKEIKDFFDRVHEEVYFISALNSTNVNEVLERLYKLVQETHVEEVRIQEVKEIKLETGKELIIEKVNENTYKVSNKELERRVELTDLNKAGSVNELLRFFDKIALEKRLKIYGIKEGDKVIIGSKSFIFKEG from the coding sequence GTGAAGAAACCTAAGACATCCTTTATTGATCATGCTTATATCCGGGTAAGATCTGGAAAAGGTGGCGATGGAGCAATAAGTTTTAGAAGAGAAAAGTTTATCCCCAAAGGGGGCCCAGACGGAGGGAACGGAGGAAAAGGCGGAGATGTTATTATAAAGGCTAGTAGATTCCTTACGACCCTCCAGAATTTTTTGTTCAAAAAGCACTTTTTTGCCGAAAACGGAGAAAACGGCGGACCCAGATTAAAGCATGGGAAAAATGGGCGTGATCTTATTATTGAAGTGCCAGTTGGGACTGTTATTATAGATAGAACAAACAATAAAGTCATTGGCGAGTTAAACAAAGATAGTGATTTTCTTGTTGTTGCAAAAGGTGGACGTGGCGGCAGAGGAAACAAGGCGTTTACAACATCGACAGAACGTGCGCCTCGCTATAACGAATTGGGAGAGCCATACGAAGAAAAAGACCTTGAACTTGTTTTAAAAATCTTATCAGATGTGGGTATAGTTGGCTTGCCCAATGCTGGAAAATCAACATTCATTTCAAAGGTAAGTAATGCTCACCCCGAAATTGCACCTTATCCTTTTACAACTATTTATCCAAAAATTGGTGTTGTAAAACTCGATGATTTTAGAAGTTTTGTAATTGCAGATCTTCCTGGGCTTATAAAAGGCGCAGCAAAAGGAAAGGGAATGGGCAATCAGTTTCTCTCACATATTGAAAAAACAAAAGTCATCATGATTTTAATTGACGGCAGCGAAAGAAAACTGATTAAAAATACGTATAAAACTCTTTTAAAAGAACTTGAGAGCTACAATCCCTCACTTATTACAAAAAAAAGAATTGTTGTCATAAATAAAATAGATACTTGGAAAAGAAAAAGAACAAAAGAGATAAAAGACTTTTTTGATAGAGTTCACGAAGAAGTATACTTTATATCTGCACTAAATTCTACCAACGTAAATGAGGTTCTTGAGCGTTTGTATAAACTTGTCCAAGAAACTCATGTTGAAGAGGTAAGAATTCAGGAAGTAAAAGAAATCAAATTGGAGACAGGTAAAGAGCTCATAATTGAAAAAGTTAATGAAAACACGTATAAAGTGAGTAATAAAGAGCTTGAAAGAAGAGTTGAACTTACTGATTTAAACAAAGCAGGAAGCGTTAACGAACTTTTAAGATTTTTTGATAAAATAGCTCTTGAAAAGAGATTAAAAATATACGGTATAAAGGAAGGGGACAAAGTTATCATTGGAAGCAAATCTTTCATCTTCAAAGAAGGTTAA
- the nadD gene encoding nicotinate-nucleotide adenylyltransferase produces MEANLSSSKKVKIGIYGGAFNPIHIGHLFVGKESIRLFNLDKVIFVPTGNPVFRKKDLLDKYIRAHLVEIAIEGETNFEISYFEIEKEGPSYYIDTLRNFIKDGVDIYTIIGEDAFLKITLWKDFKEILSNSNFIVAKRLSDNFATLKEFTNENLNDFTKKIFTLEHPLFPISSTLIRERLKTGLPISYLVPKPVENEILRHGYYTKRSSFG; encoded by the coding sequence TTGGAAGCAAATCTTTCATCTTCAAAGAAGGTTAAGATTGGCATATATGGTGGTGCATTTAATCCCATTCATATAGGTCATTTGTTTGTGGGGAAAGAATCTATAAGATTATTTAACCTAGATAAAGTAATATTTGTCCCAACCGGGAACCCTGTTTTTAGAAAAAAAGACTTACTCGACAAGTATATACGCGCTCATCTTGTAGAAATTGCCATAGAAGGTGAAACTAATTTTGAAATTTCTTATTTTGAAATAGAAAAAGAAGGTCCTTCTTACTATATTGATACGTTAAGGAATTTTATTAAAGACGGAGTTGATATTTATACAATTATAGGAGAGGATGCTTTTTTAAAGATCACTCTCTGGAAAGACTTTAAAGAGATATTAAGTAATTCTAACTTTATTGTTGCAAAAAGACTGAGCGATAATTTTGCAACATTAAAAGAATTTACAAATGAAAATTTAAATGACTTTACTAAAAAGATATTTACTCTTGAACATCCCCTTTTCCCTATTTCATCAACTCTCATAAGGGAGAGGTTAAAAACGGGTTTGCCAATTTCATACCTTGTGCCAAAACCTGTTGAAAACGAGATTTTAAGGCACGGATACTACACAAAGCGAAGCTCTTTTGGGTAA